The proteins below come from a single Branchiostoma floridae strain S238N-H82 chromosome 5, Bfl_VNyyK, whole genome shotgun sequence genomic window:
- the LOC118416556 gene encoding metalloreductase STEAP3-like isoform X4, which produces MTENYRTFSNGVPMSTVSVEEGRDGREPGRQTVAILGSGDYSRSLAGRLVRAGFPVAVGSRDPDRNARFFTQGAAVTNRRAALSGAGLVFVAIHRENYPALQADRDALAGKILIDVSNNTEIHEGESNAEYLARSFPDSTVVKGFNVLSAWSLSSGLFGGSKEVFICSDDNNARKTVMQLAQDLGFVPVDYGSLRAAREIEAIPLRLLPSWHLALKMFLGVFIIFFLYCLYRVVIFRAITGTNQASHIPVSVMNMTFAGTAITLLCLVYIPGIFAAFTQLYNGTKYKRFPNWLDKWMLARKQLGLLSLLASIVHAFLSFMIWSPSYYARLFEQTATPSGDVKYGKLRWSGETFLLFGALSLFLMTVLGVSSIPSVTNAMNWREFNLVQSKLGWAVLIFAIVHNAVYGAEVFTLPGLFSSYTIAVFQLTLVLPAILVLMKVVISLPCVGSRVDRIRRGWERNKPPSRVAAPEDPQEETSLMS; this is translated from the exons ATGACTGAGAACTACAGGACTTTCAGCAATGGTGTCCCGATGTCTACAGTGTCTGTTGAAGAGGGTAGGGATGGCCGGGAGCCCGGGAGGCAAACTGTGGCCATTCTCGGGAGCGGAGACTACAGCCGGTCGCTGGCGGGTCGGCTGGTGCGGGCGGGCTTCCCTGTGGCTGTAGGCAGCCGTGACCCTGACCGCAACGCCAGGTTTTTCACACAG GGTGCAGCTGTGACAAACCGGCGGGCAGCCCTGTCCGGAGCCGGGCTGGTGTTCGTGGCCATCCACCGGGAGAACTACCCCGCCCTGCAGGCCGACCGGGACGCTCTGGCCGGCAAGATTCTCATCGACGTCAGCAACAACACAGAG ATCCATGAGGGTGAGTCTAATGCCGAGTACTTGGCCAGATCGTTCCCCGACTCGACCGTGGTGAAGGGGTTCAACGTGTTGTCCGCCTGGTCGCTAAGTTCAGGACTATTTGGAGGCTCGAAAGAG GTTTTTATTTGTAGCGATGACAACAACGCTCGCAAGACCGTCATGCAACTGGCACAGGATCTCGGATTTGTCCCGGTGGATTATGGGAGTCTTCGGGCGGCGCGTGAAATCGAGGCTATCCCTCTCCGGCTCCTGCCATCATGGCACCTGGCGCTGAAGATGTTCTTGGGtgtcttcatcatcttcttcctgtACTGTCTGTACAGAGTAGTCATCTTTAGAGCCATTACAGGGACCAACCAAGCATCTCACATTCCCGTGAGCGTCATGAACATGACTTTTGCCGGGACTGCTATCACCTTGCTGTGTTTAGTCTACATTCCCGGCATTTTCGCTGCGTTCACACAGCTATACAACGGCACCAAGTACAAGCGTTTCCCCAACTGGCTCGACAAGTGGATGCTGGCACGCAAGCAGCTCGGACTGTTGTCCCTGTTGGCCTCCATCGTCCACGCTTTTCTTTCGTTTATGATATGGAGTCCTTCGTACTACGCACGACTGTTTGAGCAAACGGCGACCCCTAGCGGGGACGTGAAGTACGGCAAGCTCCGTTGGAGCGGAGAGACGTTCCTCCTGTTCGGCGCCCTCTCGCTCTTCCTCATGACCGTCCTCGGCGTCTCCTCCATCCCTTCCGTCACCAACGCCATGAACTGGCGCGAGTTTAACCTCGTCCAGTCCAAGCTCGGGTGGGCGGTCCTGATCTTCGCCATCGTCCACAACGCTGTTTACGGCGCAGAAGTCTTCACCCTCCCGGGCCTCTTCTCGTCCTACACCATCGCCGTGTTTCAGCTGACGCTGGTCCTCCCCGCCATCTTGGTCCTGATGAAGGTCGTGATATCCCTGCCCTGTGTGGGCTCGCGTGTGGACAGGATCCGCCGCGGCTGGGAGAGGAATAAACCCCCTAGCCGTGTCGCTGCGCCTGAAGACCCACAGGAAGAGACTAGTCTGATGTCATAA
- the LOC118416556 gene encoding metalloreductase STEAP4-like isoform X2 has product MDAKVEHNGTSLAMESKLEPKLDSPELNGGKKSETPSKVSVAILGSGDYSRSLAGRLVRSGFSVVVGSRDPDRNRRLFPQGAAVTNRRAALSGAGLVFVAIHRENYPALQADRDALAGKILIDVSNNTEIHEGESNAEYLARSFPDSTVVKGFNVLSAWSLSSGLFGGSKEVFICSDDNNARKTVMQLAQDLGFVPVDYGSLRAAREIEAIPLRLLPSWHLALKMFLGVFIIFFLYCLYRVVIFRAITGTNQASHIPVSVMNMTFAGTAITLLCLVYIPGIFAAFTQLYNGTKYKRFPNWLDKWMLARKQLGLLSLLASIVHAFLSFMIWSPSYYARLFEQTATPSGDVKYGKLRWSGETFLLFGALSLFLMTVLGVSSIPSVTNAMNWREFNLVQSKLGWAVLIFAIVHNAVYGAEVFTLPGLFSSYTIAVFQLTLVLPAILVLMKVVISLPCVGSRVDRIRRGWERNKPPSRVAAPEDPQEETSLMS; this is encoded by the exons ATGGATGCAAAAGTAGAACACAACGGAACGTCTCTAGCTATGGAGTCAAAACTTGAGCCCAAACTTGACTCTCCCGAGCTGAACGGTGGGAAGAAGTCAGAGACTCCATCGAAGGTTTCCGTGGCGATTCTGGGGAGTGGGGACTACAGCCGATCCCTGGCGGGCCGCCTCGTACGGTCGGGCTTTTCCGTCGTCGTCGGGAGTCGGGACCCCGACCGTAACCGACGGCTCTTTCCTCAG GGTGCAGCTGTGACAAACCGGCGGGCAGCCCTGTCCGGAGCCGGGCTGGTGTTCGTGGCCATCCACCGGGAGAACTACCCCGCCCTGCAGGCCGACCGGGACGCTCTGGCCGGCAAGATTCTCATCGACGTCAGCAACAACACAGAG ATCCATGAGGGTGAGTCTAATGCCGAGTACTTGGCCAGATCGTTCCCCGACTCGACCGTGGTGAAGGGGTTCAACGTGTTGTCCGCCTGGTCGCTAAGTTCAGGACTATTTGGAGGCTCGAAAGAG GTTTTTATTTGTAGCGATGACAACAACGCTCGCAAGACCGTCATGCAACTGGCACAGGATCTCGGATTTGTCCCGGTGGATTATGGGAGTCTTCGGGCGGCGCGTGAAATCGAGGCTATCCCTCTCCGGCTCCTGCCATCATGGCACCTGGCGCTGAAGATGTTCTTGGGtgtcttcatcatcttcttcctgtACTGTCTGTACAGAGTAGTCATCTTTAGAGCCATTACAGGGACCAACCAAGCATCTCACATTCCCGTGAGCGTCATGAACATGACTTTTGCCGGGACTGCTATCACCTTGCTGTGTTTAGTCTACATTCCCGGCATTTTCGCTGCGTTCACACAGCTATACAACGGCACCAAGTACAAGCGTTTCCCCAACTGGCTCGACAAGTGGATGCTGGCACGCAAGCAGCTCGGACTGTTGTCCCTGTTGGCCTCCATCGTCCACGCTTTTCTTTCGTTTATGATATGGAGTCCTTCGTACTACGCACGACTGTTTGAGCAAACGGCGACCCCTAGCGGGGACGTGAAGTACGGCAAGCTCCGTTGGAGCGGAGAGACGTTCCTCCTGTTCGGCGCCCTCTCGCTCTTCCTCATGACCGTCCTCGGCGTCTCCTCCATCCCTTCCGTCACCAACGCCATGAACTGGCGCGAGTTTAACCTCGTCCAGTCCAAGCTCGGGTGGGCGGTCCTGATCTTCGCCATCGTCCACAACGCTGTTTACGGCGCAGAAGTCTTCACCCTCCCGGGCCTCTTCTCGTCCTACACCATCGCCGTGTTTCAGCTGACGCTGGTCCTCCCCGCCATCTTGGTCCTGATGAAGGTCGTGATATCCCTGCCCTGTGTGGGCTCGCGTGTGGACAGGATCCGCCGCGGCTGGGAGAGGAATAAACCCCCTAGCCGTGTCGCTGCGCCTGAAGACCCACAGGAAGAGACTAGTCTGATGTCATAA
- the LOC118416556 gene encoding metalloreductase STEAP4-like isoform X3 has translation MTENYRTFSNGVPMSTVSVEEGRDGREPGRQTVAILGSGDYSRSLAGRLVRAGFPVAVGSRDPDRNARFFTQQGAAVTNRRAALSGAGLVFVAIHRENYPALQADRDALAGKILIDVSNNTEIHEGESNAEYLARSFPDSTVVKGFNVLSAWSLSSGLFGGSKEVFICSDDNNARKTVMQLAQDLGFVPVDYGSLRAAREIEAIPLRLLPSWHLALKMFLGVFIIFFLYCLYRVVIFRAITGTNQASHIPVSVMNMTFAGTAITLLCLVYIPGIFAAFTQLYNGTKYKRFPNWLDKWMLARKQLGLLSLLASIVHAFLSFMIWSPSYYARLFEQTATPSGDVKYGKLRWSGETFLLFGALSLFLMTVLGVSSIPSVTNAMNWREFNLVQSKLGWAVLIFAIVHNAVYGAEVFTLPGLFSSYTIAVFQLTLVLPAILVLMKVVISLPCVGSRVDRIRRGWERNKPPSRVAAPEDPQEETSLMS, from the exons ATGACTGAGAACTACAGGACTTTCAGCAATGGTGTCCCGATGTCTACAGTGTCTGTTGAAGAGGGTAGGGATGGCCGGGAGCCCGGGAGGCAAACTGTGGCCATTCTCGGGAGCGGAGACTACAGCCGGTCGCTGGCGGGTCGGCTGGTGCGGGCGGGCTTCCCTGTGGCTGTAGGCAGCCGTGACCCTGACCGCAACGCCAGGTTTTTCACACAG CAGGGTGCAGCTGTGACAAACCGGCGGGCAGCCCTGTCCGGAGCCGGGCTGGTGTTCGTGGCCATCCACCGGGAGAACTACCCCGCCCTGCAGGCCGACCGGGACGCTCTGGCCGGCAAGATTCTCATCGACGTCAGCAACAACACAGAG ATCCATGAGGGTGAGTCTAATGCCGAGTACTTGGCCAGATCGTTCCCCGACTCGACCGTGGTGAAGGGGTTCAACGTGTTGTCCGCCTGGTCGCTAAGTTCAGGACTATTTGGAGGCTCGAAAGAG GTTTTTATTTGTAGCGATGACAACAACGCTCGCAAGACCGTCATGCAACTGGCACAGGATCTCGGATTTGTCCCGGTGGATTATGGGAGTCTTCGGGCGGCGCGTGAAATCGAGGCTATCCCTCTCCGGCTCCTGCCATCATGGCACCTGGCGCTGAAGATGTTCTTGGGtgtcttcatcatcttcttcctgtACTGTCTGTACAGAGTAGTCATCTTTAGAGCCATTACAGGGACCAACCAAGCATCTCACATTCCCGTGAGCGTCATGAACATGACTTTTGCCGGGACTGCTATCACCTTGCTGTGTTTAGTCTACATTCCCGGCATTTTCGCTGCGTTCACACAGCTATACAACGGCACCAAGTACAAGCGTTTCCCCAACTGGCTCGACAAGTGGATGCTGGCACGCAAGCAGCTCGGACTGTTGTCCCTGTTGGCCTCCATCGTCCACGCTTTTCTTTCGTTTATGATATGGAGTCCTTCGTACTACGCACGACTGTTTGAGCAAACGGCGACCCCTAGCGGGGACGTGAAGTACGGCAAGCTCCGTTGGAGCGGAGAGACGTTCCTCCTGTTCGGCGCCCTCTCGCTCTTCCTCATGACCGTCCTCGGCGTCTCCTCCATCCCTTCCGTCACCAACGCCATGAACTGGCGCGAGTTTAACCTCGTCCAGTCCAAGCTCGGGTGGGCGGTCCTGATCTTCGCCATCGTCCACAACGCTGTTTACGGCGCAGAAGTCTTCACCCTCCCGGGCCTCTTCTCGTCCTACACCATCGCCGTGTTTCAGCTGACGCTGGTCCTCCCCGCCATCTTGGTCCTGATGAAGGTCGTGATATCCCTGCCCTGTGTGGGCTCGCGTGTGGACAGGATCCGCCGCGGCTGGGAGAGGAATAAACCCCCTAGCCGTGTCGCTGCGCCTGAAGACCCACAGGAAGAGACTAGTCTGATGTCATAA
- the LOC118416556 gene encoding metalloreductase STEAP3-like isoform X1, giving the protein MDAKVEHNGTSLAMESKLEPKLDSPELNGGKKSETPSKVSVAILGSGDYSRSLAGRLVRSGFSVVVGSRDPDRNRRLFPQAAAVTTRRAALSGAGLVFVAIHRENYPALQADRDALAGKILIDVSNNTKLKEGESNAEYLARLLPASTVVKGFNVVSAWSLDSGLFGGSKEVFISSDDDEARRTVMQLAQDMRFVPVDYGNLRAAREIEAMPLRLLPSWHLALKMVLGVLVFYVLWNVYRGVVFYAIKSGDNYAAHIPIHQVNRALGDTAITTLCLVYTPGVLASFAQLYNGTKYKRFPNWLDKWMRARKQLGLLCLFIASIHGCLSVLEWSPAYGYDRLFEKTVVNANGDVVVGMMRWSGETFLLFGTLALFLMAVLGVTSIPSVTNTMNWREFNFVQSKLGWVIFLFAVTHCAVYMAEAFIESYLFTSYTCPAFYIDLTLCAVLLLMKIVTLLPCVSSRVDRIRRGWERNGPGGKTAQTNAAYGHEDPEMTSYL; this is encoded by the exons ATGGATGCAAAAGTAGAACACAACGGAACGTCTCTAGCTATGGAGTCAAAACTTGAGCCCAAACTTGACTCTCCCGAGCTGAACGGTGGGAAGAAGTCAGAGACTCCATCGAAGGTTTCCGTGGCGATTCTGGGGAGTGGGGACTACAGCCGATCCCTGGCGGGCCGCCTCGTACGGTCGGGCTTTTCCGTCGTCGTCGGGAGTCGGGACCCCGACCGTAACCGACGGCTCTTTCCTCAG GCTGCAGCTGTGACGACGCGGCGGGCAGCCCTGTCCGGAGCCGGGCTGGTGTTCGTGGCCATCCACCGGGAGAACTACCCCGCCCTGCAGGCCGACCGGGACGCTCTGGCCGGCAAGATTCTCATCGACGTCAGCAACAACACCAAG CTGAAGGAAGGAGAGTCTAACGCGGAGTATCTCGCTCGGCTCCTGCCGGCTTCCACCGTGGTAAAGGGCTTCAACGTCGTGTCAGCCTGGTCGCTGGATTCGGGCTTGTTCGGAGGCTCAAAAGAG GTCTTCATCAGTAGTGATGATGACGAGGCTAGGAGGACCGTCATGCAACTCGCGCAGGACATGAGGTTCGTCCCGGTGGATTATGGGAACCTGCGGGCGGCGCGCGAGATCGAGGCTATGCCCCTCCGCCTCCTCCCGTCCTGGCACCTGGCCCTGAAAATGGTCCTCGGCGTCCTCGTCTTCTACGTCCTGTGGAACGTGTACCGCGGGGTGGTGTTCTACGCCATCAAGTCGGGTGACAACTACGCCGCACACATCCCCATACACCAGGTGAACAGGGCGTTGGGCGACACCGCGATCACCACCCTCTGTCTGGTCTACACCCCCGGGGTCCTGGCCAGCTTCGCCCAGCTCTACAACGGCACCAAGTACAAGCGCTTCCCCAATTGGCTCGACAAGTGGATGCGGGCGCGCAAGCAGCTCGGGCTCCTGTGCCTGTTCATCGCGTCCATCCACGGTTGCCTCAGCGTCCTGGAGTGGAGCCCCGCCTATGGCTACGACCGCCTCTTCGAGAAGACGGTGGTCAACGCCAACGGAGACGTCGTGGTGGGGATGATGCGCTGGAGCGGGGAGACCTTCCTCCTCTTCGGTACCCTCGCGCTCTTCCTGATGGCCGTCCTGGGCGTGACGTCCATCCCCTCCGTCACCAACACCATGAACTGGCGCGAGTTCAACTTCGTGCAGTCCAAACTCGGCTGGGTCATCTTCCTCTTCGCCGTCACCCACTGCGCGGTGTACATGGCGGAGGCCTTCATCGAGTCGTACCTCTTCACGTCCTACACCTGCCCGGCCTTCTACATCGACCTGACCCTGTGCGCGGTCCTGCTGCTGATGAAGATCGTCACGCTGCTGCCGTGTGTCAGCTCCCGTGTGGACAGGATCAGGCGAGGGTGGGAGAGGAACGGACCCGGGGGCAAAACCGCTCAGACCAACGCTGCCTACGGCCACGAGGATCCGGAGATGACATCGTACCTGTAG
- the LOC118416516 gene encoding acyl-coenzyme A thioesterase 1-like isoform X1: MLPNCFRKMSSQARLLVTPATALVDDKVDITVERLAPRQPVTLHARLSEGTARFQSYAHYRADDTGRVVVAKQPSLGGLYTGVDQMGLFWSMQPSPGQKPGLRLQKKDVSTPFLVDVRVHEGHVDVMGEENLPWLATTTVERWCMGGGVKRVPVREGRVRGTLFLPPGDGPFAGVIDIYGSAGGLPEYRAALLASRGFAALALAHFAFDDLPKTIGVTNLDYFEEAADWLLSLPNVRSHGVGVLGTSYGGELALCMASYMSKVSAVTVTSSLIAVTIAPLHYKDGVLPCVHYDLNRAVFSNEGYIDTRNVIEDCTQEPGLKACIQVEKAQCPIMFVAGEDDLMTKSVLYANQAIGRMKAHGKTNYTLLQYPRTGHLIEPPYTPHCGLTYHGVSQMCILAGGEPKSHAAAQEDSWHKILDFFKTHVDTSAQSKL; encoded by the exons ATGTTGCCCAATTGTTTCAGAAAAATGAGCAGCCAGGCTCGACTGCTGGTGACTCCAGCCACAGCCCTGGTTGATGACAAGGTGGACATCACCGTGGAGAGACTGGCTCCCAGACAACCAGTCACCTTACATGCACGACTGTCGGAGGGGACCGCCCGCTTCCAGTCATACGCACATTACAGGGCTGACGACACAGGAAGGGTTGTCGTGGCCAAACAGCCTTCACTGGGAGGGTTGTATACTG GTGTTGACCAGATGGGTCTGTTCTGGAGCATGCAGCCCTCACCTGGTCAGAAACCCGGACTCCGTCTGCAGAAGAAAGATGTCTCCACACCGTTCCTGGTAGATGTGCGGGTTCATGAAGGGCACGTGGATGTGATGGGAGAAGAGAACCTGCCCTGGCTCGCGACTACAACTGTGGAGAGATGGTGCATGGGGGGCGGAGTGAAGAGGGTACCGGTGAGAGAAGGGCGTGTCCGAGGAACGCTGTTTCTACCTCCGG GCGACGGTCCGTTCGCCGGAGTTATAGACATCTATGGTTCCGCTGGAGGCTTGCCCGAGTACCGCGCGGCGTTGCTGGCATCACGAGGTTTTGCTGCGCTGGCTCTGGCTCACTTTGCTTTTGACGACCTCCCAAAAACCATTGGTGTCACTAATCTGGATTATTTTGAG GAAGCGGCGGACTGGTTGCTGAGCCTCCCAAACGTCCGGAGCCATGGCGTGGGTGTTTTAGGCACTTCATACGGAGGAGAGCTAGCCTTATGCATGGCGTCATACATGAGCAAG GTCTCTGCTGTTACAGTGACGTCATCTCTCATTGCGGTGACCATTGCTCCACTACATTACAAGGACGGAGTCTTGCCTTGTGTACA TTATGACCTGAATCGGGCTGTATTCAGCAACGAGGGGTATATTGACACAAGGAATGTCATAGAGGACTGCACACAAGAACCTGGTCTGAAAGCATGCATTCag gtGGAGAAAGCACAGTGCCCCATCATGTTTGTGGCAGGGGAGGATGATCTCATGACAAAATCAGTTCTCTATGCGAATCAG GCCATTGGTAGAATGAAGGCTCACGGGAAGACGAACTACACCCTGCTGCAGTACCCAAGGACAGGTCACCTGATCGAGCCGCCGTACACGCCCCACTGCGGTCTGACATACCATGGCGTCTCCC
- the LOC118416516 gene encoding acyl-coenzyme A thioesterase 2, mitochondrial-like isoform X2: MSSQARLLVTPATALVDDKVDITVERLAPRQPVTLHARLSEGTARFQSYAHYRADDTGRVVVAKQPSLGGLYTGVDQMGLFWSMQPSPGQKPGLRLQKKDVSTPFLVDVRVHEGHVDVMGEENLPWLATTTVERWCMGGGVKRVPVREGRVRGTLFLPPGDGPFAGVIDIYGSAGGLPEYRAALLASRGFAALALAHFAFDDLPKTIGVTNLDYFEEAADWLLSLPNVRSHGVGVLGTSYGGELALCMASYMSKVSAVTVTSSLIAVTIAPLHYKDGVLPCVHYDLNRAVFSNEGYIDTRNVIEDCTQEPGLKACIQVEKAQCPIMFVAGEDDLMTKSVLYANQAIGRMKAHGKTNYTLLQYPRTGHLIEPPYTPHCGLTYHGVSQMCILAGGEPKSHAAAQEDSWHKILDFFKTHVDTSAQSKL, from the exons ATGAGCAGCCAGGCTCGACTGCTGGTGACTCCAGCCACAGCCCTGGTTGATGACAAGGTGGACATCACCGTGGAGAGACTGGCTCCCAGACAACCAGTCACCTTACATGCACGACTGTCGGAGGGGACCGCCCGCTTCCAGTCATACGCACATTACAGGGCTGACGACACAGGAAGGGTTGTCGTGGCCAAACAGCCTTCACTGGGAGGGTTGTATACTG GTGTTGACCAGATGGGTCTGTTCTGGAGCATGCAGCCCTCACCTGGTCAGAAACCCGGACTCCGTCTGCAGAAGAAAGATGTCTCCACACCGTTCCTGGTAGATGTGCGGGTTCATGAAGGGCACGTGGATGTGATGGGAGAAGAGAACCTGCCCTGGCTCGCGACTACAACTGTGGAGAGATGGTGCATGGGGGGCGGAGTGAAGAGGGTACCGGTGAGAGAAGGGCGTGTCCGAGGAACGCTGTTTCTACCTCCGG GCGACGGTCCGTTCGCCGGAGTTATAGACATCTATGGTTCCGCTGGAGGCTTGCCCGAGTACCGCGCGGCGTTGCTGGCATCACGAGGTTTTGCTGCGCTGGCTCTGGCTCACTTTGCTTTTGACGACCTCCCAAAAACCATTGGTGTCACTAATCTGGATTATTTTGAG GAAGCGGCGGACTGGTTGCTGAGCCTCCCAAACGTCCGGAGCCATGGCGTGGGTGTTTTAGGCACTTCATACGGAGGAGAGCTAGCCTTATGCATGGCGTCATACATGAGCAAG GTCTCTGCTGTTACAGTGACGTCATCTCTCATTGCGGTGACCATTGCTCCACTACATTACAAGGACGGAGTCTTGCCTTGTGTACA TTATGACCTGAATCGGGCTGTATTCAGCAACGAGGGGTATATTGACACAAGGAATGTCATAGAGGACTGCACACAAGAACCTGGTCTGAAAGCATGCATTCag gtGGAGAAAGCACAGTGCCCCATCATGTTTGTGGCAGGGGAGGATGATCTCATGACAAAATCAGTTCTCTATGCGAATCAG GCCATTGGTAGAATGAAGGCTCACGGGAAGACGAACTACACCCTGCTGCAGTACCCAAGGACAGGTCACCTGATCGAGCCGCCGTACACGCCCCACTGCGGTCTGACATACCATGGCGTCTCCC